From Pseudomonas vanderleydeniana, the proteins below share one genomic window:
- a CDS encoding OprD family outer membrane porin, with protein sequence MNKLFSPMMGAALASVMMSAHADFIDDSHADVTLLNRYLNQQGRDISGSSAKAHSIRDWGQGFQFDFKSGYTEGTIGLGLDLQAFYGLKLDSGGDLNDKNHQGRYPGSMFPLDDGKSADQFGVLSPTFKARFLKDELRIGTLYQNNPMLANTDGRLYRQTNTGAQLVSKDLDNFTFTVGDINQTKIRNETGDTGMITAGGTKKSDRFLYGGADYAGIPGTTLSAWYSSLQDYYQQAFLGAKRHDALPVGALDTDFRAYRSLGIGGNGDGDSEYAAAGYYGNGISKGRINQSTISLMESYSLAGHTVGLGIQKNSGDSDFPYLDSGLNSGDNRQGPGSGADTPALTNLQLNKFQHAGERTWMAQYKYDFAQLGIDGLKFAATYAHGDQVRTAANSDASEWERDLALTYEVQTGQLKGLGVKWQNAHAAPEITGQTIQDENRFYVSYVIPLW encoded by the coding sequence ATGAACAAGCTGTTTAGTCCCATGATGGGTGCCGCCCTGGCGAGTGTCATGATGTCTGCCCACGCGGATTTCATCGATGACAGCCATGCCGACGTGACCCTTCTCAACCGCTACCTGAACCAGCAGGGGCGCGACATCAGCGGCAGCAGTGCCAAGGCCCACAGCATTCGTGACTGGGGCCAGGGTTTCCAGTTCGACTTCAAGTCCGGCTACACCGAAGGCACCATCGGCCTGGGCCTGGACCTGCAGGCTTTCTACGGCCTGAAGCTCGATTCGGGCGGCGACCTCAACGACAAGAACCACCAGGGCCGCTACCCCGGCAGCATGTTCCCGCTGGATGACGGCAAGTCCGCCGACCAGTTCGGCGTGCTCAGCCCGACCTTCAAGGCGCGCTTCCTCAAGGACGAACTGCGCATCGGCACCCTGTACCAGAACAACCCGATGCTGGCCAACACCGACGGCCGCCTGTACCGCCAGACCAACACCGGCGCGCAACTGGTGTCCAAGGACCTGGACAACTTCACCTTCACCGTCGGCGACATCAACCAGACCAAGATCCGCAACGAAACCGGCGACACCGGCATGATCACCGCCGGCGGCACCAAGAAGAGCGATCGCTTCCTCTACGGCGGTGCGGACTACGCGGGCATTCCGGGCACCACCCTGAGCGCCTGGTACTCGAGCCTGCAGGACTACTACCAACAGGCCTTCCTCGGCGCCAAGCGCCATGACGCCCTGCCTGTCGGTGCCCTCGACACCGACTTCCGTGCCTACCGCAGCCTCGGCATCGGTGGTAACGGCGACGGTGACAGCGAATACGCGGCAGCCGGCTACTACGGCAACGGTATCAGCAAGGGCCGGATCAACCAGTCGACCATCAGCCTGATGGAAAGCTACAGCCTGGCTGGCCACACCGTCGGCCTGGGTATCCAGAAGAACAGTGGCGACAGCGACTTCCCGTACCTGGACTCGGGCCTCAACAGCGGCGACAACCGCCAGGGCCCGGGCTCGGGTGCCGACACCCCGGCGCTGACCAACCTGCAACTGAACAAGTTCCAGCACGCTGGCGAGCGTACCTGGATGGCGCAGTACAAGTATGACTTCGCCCAGTTGGGTATCGACGGCCTGAAGTTCGCCGCCACCTACGCCCACGGTGATCAGGTCCGTACCGCCGCCAACAGCGACGCCAGCGAATGGGAGCGCGACCTGGCGCTGACCTATGAAGTACAGACCGGCCAACTGAAGGGCCTCGGGGTGAAATGGCAGAACGCCCACGCTGCCCCGGAAATCACTGGCCAGACCATTCAGGATGAAAACCGCTTCTATGTAAGCTACGTCATCCCGCTCTGGTAA
- a CDS encoding cupin domain-containing protein: MSNAPTPAGDSSAAGPQFLGTRIRGLRKRRGMTLTELASQSELTAGYISQLERNLAYPSIPALFNIARSLGVTIQWFFASETTTAPEDSGYVVRKNSRLSVHYEDGIVDQLLTPQPNRQLEILHSRFPPGTYSQQSYSHDGEEAGYLLSGRFELWVGERHFQLSEGDSFSYSSQEPHRYGNPGDVDAVIIWVITPPTF; this comes from the coding sequence ATGAGCAACGCCCCCACGCCCGCCGGCGACAGCAGCGCCGCCGGCCCGCAGTTTCTCGGTACGCGCATTCGCGGCCTGCGCAAGCGCCGTGGCATGACCCTGACCGAGCTGGCGAGCCAGTCCGAGCTCACCGCCGGCTACATCAGCCAGCTGGAGCGCAACCTCGCCTACCCGTCGATCCCGGCCCTGTTCAACATCGCCCGCAGCCTGGGCGTGACCATCCAGTGGTTCTTCGCCAGCGAGACCACCACCGCCCCCGAAGACAGCGGCTACGTGGTGCGCAAGAACAGCCGCCTGAGCGTGCACTACGAGGACGGCATCGTCGACCAGTTGCTGACCCCGCAGCCCAACCGCCAGCTGGAAATCCTCCACTCGCGCTTCCCACCAGGCACCTACAGCCAGCAGAGCTACAGCCACGACGGTGAAGAAGCCGGCTACCTGCTCTCCGGCCGCTTTGAGCTGTGGGTCGGCGAGCGCCATTTCCAGTTGTCCGAAGGCGACAGTTTCAGCTATTCCAGCCAGGAGCCGCACCGCTACGGCAACCCCGGCGACGTCGACGCGGTGATCATCTGGGTCATCACCCCACCCACCTTCTAG
- a CDS encoding ABC transporter substrate-binding protein, which produces MKSNACKYGSYPLFSVLALGLALGSAQAAQEMVVVGYGGAGQKAQDTAFFKPFSARDGSQLMQSEYNGEMARIKVMVDTGSVDWDVVQIEGPDLARGCDEGMYERLDWKQLGHADQLIPDAAQECGSAALVWSVALAYDTDKLARAPTSWADFWDVKTFPGKRGLRKRAVYNLEFALLADGVKVEDVYSVLSTPQGVDRAFAKLDQLKPYIQWWEAGAQPPQWLMAGDVVMTSTYSGRVASAAQQGSHLGLVWPGSLYGMDYWAIIKGSKHVDQAKRFIAFANQPDAQVDYVKQIPYGPTNTLAAARLDPALAKWVPTAPQNLKGALSMNVAFWVDHGEELEERFNAWASK; this is translated from the coding sequence ATGAAATCGAATGCCTGCAAGTACGGTTCTTATCCCTTGTTTTCGGTCCTGGCCCTGGGCCTTGCGCTGGGCAGCGCCCAGGCGGCCCAGGAGATGGTGGTTGTCGGCTACGGTGGCGCCGGGCAGAAGGCCCAGGACACGGCGTTCTTCAAGCCTTTCAGTGCCAGGGACGGCAGCCAGCTGATGCAGAGCGAGTACAACGGTGAAATGGCCCGGATCAAGGTCATGGTCGACACCGGCAGCGTGGACTGGGATGTGGTGCAGATCGAGGGACCGGACCTGGCCCGTGGTTGCGACGAGGGCATGTACGAACGCCTGGACTGGAAACAGCTCGGCCATGCCGACCAACTGATTCCCGATGCCGCGCAGGAATGCGGTTCGGCGGCGCTGGTGTGGAGCGTGGCGCTGGCCTACGACACCGACAAACTGGCGCGGGCACCGACCTCCTGGGCGGACTTCTGGGATGTGAAGACCTTCCCCGGCAAGCGCGGCCTGCGCAAGCGTGCGGTGTACAACCTGGAATTTGCCCTGCTGGCCGACGGGGTGAAGGTCGAGGATGTCTATTCGGTGCTGAGCACGCCGCAGGGCGTGGACCGTGCCTTTGCCAAGCTCGACCAGCTCAAGCCGTACATCCAGTGGTGGGAGGCCGGGGCCCAGCCGCCGCAATGGCTGATGGCCGGCGACGTGGTGATGACCTCGACCTACAGCGGCCGGGTGGCTTCCGCCGCGCAGCAGGGCAGCCACCTGGGCCTGGTCTGGCCGGGCAGCCTGTACGGCATGGACTACTGGGCGATCATCAAGGGTTCGAAACACGTCGACCAGGCCAAGCGCTTCATCGCCTTCGCCAACCAGCCCGATGCCCAGGTCGATTACGTCAAGCAGATTCCCTACGGCCCGACCAATACCCTGGCCGCCGCCCGGCTCGACCCGGCATTGGCGAAATGGGTACCGACCGCACCGCAGAATCTCAAGGGCGCCTTGTCCATGAACGTCGCTTTCTGGGTCGATCACGGCGAAGAGCTCGAAGAGCGTTTCAATGCGTGGGCAAGCAAGTAA
- a CDS encoding ATP-grasp domain-containing protein yields the protein MHLLYPSDPFDPQQPDETYRDEYTAALAEGLSASLFSFDDFEAGTFKARPAIPTGATVLYRGWMLTPENYARLVDCWQQRDLQAFTSVEQYRHCHHLPQWYPLLTEHTSETRVLEPDADFVDALGDLDWPGYFIKDYVKSLNTAGGSLVETPEQIQAVVDLMQQYRGQIEGGICVRKREDYREETEQRYFVFLGKAHAENGAVPSIVEDCARLIQSPFFSVDVVLRADGVLRIVELGDGQVSDRKTWPAMTFAKLLKAQP from the coding sequence ATGCACCTTCTCTACCCCAGTGATCCTTTCGACCCGCAACAGCCGGACGAAACCTATCGCGACGAGTACACCGCCGCCTTGGCCGAGGGTCTGAGCGCATCCCTGTTTTCCTTTGACGATTTCGAGGCTGGCACCTTCAAGGCCCGCCCTGCGATACCAACTGGCGCGACCGTGCTCTACCGGGGCTGGATGTTGACCCCGGAAAACTATGCCAGGCTGGTCGACTGCTGGCAGCAGCGTGATCTGCAGGCCTTTACCAGCGTCGAGCAATATCGGCACTGCCACCATCTGCCCCAGTGGTATCCCCTGCTGACCGAACACACCAGCGAAACCCGGGTACTGGAGCCGGATGCCGACTTCGTCGACGCCCTTGGCGACCTGGACTGGCCCGGCTACTTCATCAAGGACTACGTGAAGTCCCTGAATACCGCCGGCGGATCGCTGGTCGAAACACCGGAGCAGATCCAGGCCGTCGTCGACCTGATGCAGCAGTACCGTGGACAGATCGAGGGCGGTATCTGCGTGCGCAAACGCGAGGACTATCGCGAGGAGACGGAACAGCGTTACTTCGTCTTCCTGGGCAAGGCCCACGCTGAGAACGGCGCCGTGCCCAGCATCGTCGAGGATTGTGCTCGACTCATTCAGAGCCCGTTCTTTTCAGTGGATGTCGTGCTCAGGGCCGACGGCGTGCTGCGTATCGTCGAACTCGGCGACGGCCAGGTTTCCGACCGCAAGACATGGCCTGCCATGACCTTCGCCAAGCTGCTCAAGGCACAACCTTAA
- a CDS encoding class II aldolase/adducin family protein, giving the protein MNDLLHTAAAPAAIERQLREQLAACYRLIAHFRMTDLIFTHISLRLPGPEHHFLINPYGLMFDEITASSLVKIGLDGRAVEASPYAVNPAGFVIHSAIHGAREDAQCVLHTHTKAGCAVAALKCGLLPVNQISMEFYGRTAYHDYEGVALDMDEQARLVQDLGDKSVMILRNHGLLSVGKTVAEAFLRMYYLEKACEIQVTAQACGELVLPSHEVCVHTERQFNDPGRPVEEGQLTDPDAMELAWSAMLRLLERVAPGYRD; this is encoded by the coding sequence TTGAATGACCTTCTGCACACCGCCGCCGCCCCGGCTGCCATCGAGCGCCAACTGCGCGAACAACTGGCGGCCTGTTATCGGCTGATTGCGCATTTTCGCATGACCGACCTGATCTTCACCCACATCTCCCTGCGCCTGCCCGGGCCGGAGCACCATTTCCTGATCAACCCCTATGGACTGATGTTCGATGAGATCACCGCCTCGAGCCTGGTGAAGATCGGCCTGGATGGACGGGCGGTCGAGGCATCACCGTATGCGGTGAACCCGGCCGGCTTCGTGATCCACAGTGCGATCCACGGGGCCCGCGAGGATGCGCAGTGCGTGCTGCACACCCACACCAAGGCCGGTTGCGCCGTGGCCGCGCTCAAGTGCGGGCTGTTGCCGGTAAACCAGATTTCCATGGAGTTCTATGGCCGCACCGCCTATCACGACTATGAAGGCGTGGCGCTGGACATGGATGAGCAGGCCCGGCTGGTGCAGGACCTGGGCGACAAGTCGGTGATGATCCTGCGTAACCATGGCCTGTTGAGCGTGGGCAAGACGGTGGCCGAGGCGTTTCTGCGCATGTACTACCTGGAGAAGGCGTGCGAGATCCAGGTCACGGCGCAGGCCTGTGGCGAGCTGGTGTTGCCGTCCCATGAGGTGTGCGTGCACACCGAGCGACAGTTCAATGATCCGGGGCGGCCGGTGGAGGAGGGGCAGTTGACCGACCCGGATGCCATGGAGCTGGCGTGGTCGGCGATGTTGCGGTTGCTGGAGCGGGTGGCGCCGGGTTACCGCGACTGA
- a CDS encoding FAD-dependent oxidoreductase: MSSSPTAFTHLFEPLQLRGKRLKNRIMSTGHDTSMPTDNRVNDQLVAYHQARAEGGVGLIVLQVAGVHDSARYTSHVLMATDDACIDGYRRLAEVCHAQDTLVLSQVFHPGREIMESSDGLLAVAYSASCVPNERFRVMPRALDQAMIDEIIAGYASASRRLHQAGIDGVEVVASHGYLPAQFLNPRVNRRTDAYNGDLDQRLRFLHEVIAAIRAATGADFIIGLRISADERDAEGLTEDESLAAVERLQGELDYVHIVAGTSASLGGAVHIVPPMAIEPAYLAKEATTFKARLSIPLFVTGRINQPQEAELIIARGQADVCGMTRALICDPQMPNKTVNGHAEDVRACIACNQACIGHFHRGLPISCIQHPETGRELHYGQLLATTARKRIMVVGGGPAGMKAAAVAAQRGHEVTLFEAGSQLGGQVLLAQLLPRRSEFGGASTNLQRELELAGVRVVRNTRVDRALVERERPDKVIVATGAEPYWPAFERGGELQVVDAWQVLRDEVPIGRSVVVVDWRCDWIGPGIAERLVRAGHSVQLAVNGTHCGENLPFYVRDQLAGELHKLGIPITPYARLYGCDDNTVYLQHTASGEPMLFEEVDTLVLCQGHQPVDTLGEQLQGLVDFQRIGDCLAPRTVEEAIYEGLKVAWNL; the protein is encoded by the coding sequence ATGTCGTCGTCCCCGACCGCCTTCACCCACCTGTTCGAGCCCTTGCAGTTGCGTGGCAAGCGCCTGAAGAACCGCATCATGTCCACCGGGCACGACACCTCCATGCCCACCGACAATCGGGTCAACGACCAGCTGGTCGCCTACCACCAGGCACGGGCCGAAGGCGGTGTCGGGCTGATCGTGCTGCAGGTGGCGGGGGTGCACGACAGTGCGCGCTACACCTCGCATGTGCTGATGGCCACCGACGACGCCTGCATCGACGGCTACCGGCGGCTGGCCGAGGTCTGCCATGCCCAGGACACGCTGGTGCTGTCGCAGGTGTTTCATCCGGGGCGGGAAATCATGGAGTCCAGCGATGGGCTACTGGCCGTCGCCTACTCGGCCTCGTGCGTGCCCAACGAACGCTTTCGGGTGATGCCCCGGGCCCTGGACCAGGCGATGATCGACGAAATCATCGCCGGTTACGCCTCGGCCTCCCGCCGCCTGCACCAGGCCGGTATCGACGGCGTGGAAGTGGTTGCCAGCCATGGCTACCTGCCCGCGCAATTTCTCAATCCACGGGTCAACCGGCGCACCGACGCCTACAACGGCGACCTGGACCAGCGCCTGCGTTTTCTCCACGAAGTGATCGCCGCCATTCGCGCGGCGACCGGTGCGGACTTCATCATCGGCCTGCGCATTTCCGCCGATGAGCGCGACGCCGAAGGCCTGACCGAGGACGAGTCGCTGGCCGCCGTGGAACGACTGCAGGGCGAGCTGGACTATGTGCACATCGTCGCCGGGACCTCGGCCTCCCTCGGCGGCGCGGTGCACATCGTGCCGCCGATGGCGATCGAGCCGGCCTACCTGGCGAAGGAAGCCACTACCTTCAAGGCTCGGCTGTCGATTCCGCTGTTCGTCACCGGGCGGATCAACCAGCCCCAGGAAGCCGAACTGATCATCGCCCGCGGCCAGGCGGACGTGTGCGGCATGACCCGCGCCCTGATCTGTGACCCGCAGATGCCGAACAAGACCGTCAACGGCCACGCCGAGGACGTGCGTGCCTGCATCGCCTGCAACCAGGCCTGCATCGGCCACTTCCACCGGGGCCTGCCGATCAGCTGCATCCAGCACCCGGAAACCGGCCGCGAACTGCACTACGGGCAGTTGCTGGCGACGACCGCGCGCAAACGGATCATGGTGGTCGGCGGCGGCCCCGCCGGGATGAAGGCGGCAGCGGTCGCCGCGCAACGAGGGCATGAGGTGACGCTCTTTGAGGCCGGTTCGCAACTGGGCGGCCAGGTGCTGCTGGCGCAGTTGCTGCCACGCCGCAGCGAGTTCGGCGGGGCCAGCACCAACCTGCAGCGCGAATTGGAGCTGGCCGGGGTGCGCGTGGTGCGCAACACCCGGGTCGACCGGGCGCTGGTGGAACGCGAGCGCCCGGACAAGGTGATCGTCGCCACCGGTGCCGAACCCTACTGGCCGGCCTTCGAGCGCGGTGGCGAGCTGCAGGTGGTGGACGCCTGGCAGGTGCTGCGCGATGAAGTGCCGATCGGCCGCTCGGTGGTGGTGGTCGACTGGCGCTGCGACTGGATCGGCCCGGGGATTGCCGAGCGACTGGTGCGCGCCGGGCACTCGGTGCAACTGGCGGTCAACGGCACTCACTGCGGCGAGAACCTGCCGTTCTATGTGCGTGACCAACTGGCCGGCGAGTTGCACAAGCTGGGTATCCCGATCACCCCCTATGCCCGCCTCTACGGCTGCGACGACAACACCGTGTACCTGCAACACACCGCCAGCGGCGAGCCGATGCTGTTCGAGGAGGTCGACACCCTGGTGCTGTGTCAGGGGCACCAGCCGGTCGATACCCTGGGCGAACAGTTGCAGGGCCTGGTCGACTTCCAGCGCATCGGCGACTGCCTGGCGCCACGTACGGTCGAGGAAGCGATCTACGAGGGGTTGAAGGTCGCCTGGAACCTCTAG
- a CDS encoding DNA alkylation repair protein: MSTEQAAPALKEIFNSERLHHIASEMQAVYPAFDSAQFLRLTHDGLAELSIMQRLARVSESLHAVLPLDYRQSIEVLRQLAPRLNSSFVSISLPHYVARYGADDFELSMEALKYFTAFGSSEFAVRHFLLSDFERTLAVMKAWSRDANEHVRRLASEGSRPRLPWSFRLARIQADPNLAAEILDQLKCDDSLYVRKSVANHLNDITKEHPDWVLDLLEGWSLDDPRTAWIVRHALRSLIKQGHPRALALMGAGARAQVEVHDFRVEPAQIRLGESVTLSFTLVSTAPSSQKLVIDYGIDYVKASGGTSTKVFKLKTLHLAPDANETLSRRQHIRELTTRRHYSGHHAVHLLINGERLGSSGFDILD; the protein is encoded by the coding sequence ATGAGCACCGAACAAGCCGCCCCCGCCCTGAAGGAAATCTTCAACAGCGAACGCCTGCACCACATCGCCAGCGAGATGCAGGCGGTGTACCCCGCGTTCGACAGCGCCCAGTTTCTACGTCTCACCCACGACGGCCTGGCAGAACTGTCGATCATGCAGCGCCTGGCTAGGGTCAGTGAAAGCCTGCACGCGGTGCTGCCGCTGGACTATCGGCAGTCGATCGAGGTGCTGCGCCAACTCGCCCCGCGCCTGAACAGCAGCTTCGTCAGTATCAGCCTGCCGCACTACGTCGCCCGCTACGGCGCTGATGATTTCGAGCTGTCGATGGAGGCGCTGAAGTACTTCACCGCCTTCGGCTCCTCCGAATTCGCCGTGCGGCATTTCCTGCTCAGCGATTTCGAGCGGACCCTGGCGGTGATGAAGGCCTGGTCGCGGGACGCCAACGAACACGTCCGCCGGCTTGCCAGCGAAGGCTCGCGGCCGCGCCTGCCGTGGTCGTTCCGGCTGGCGCGGATCCAGGCCGACCCGAACCTGGCGGCGGAGATTCTTGACCAGCTCAAGTGCGACGACAGCCTGTACGTACGCAAATCGGTCGCCAACCACCTCAACGACATCACCAAGGAACATCCCGACTGGGTGCTGGACCTGCTCGAGGGCTGGTCGCTGGACGACCCGCGTACCGCCTGGATCGTCCGCCATGCGCTGCGCAGCCTGATCAAGCAGGGCCACCCGCGCGCGCTGGCGCTGATGGGCGCCGGAGCCAGGGCCCAGGTCGAAGTCCACGACTTCAGGGTCGAGCCGGCGCAGATTCGCCTGGGCGAGAGCGTCACCCTGTCCTTCACCCTGGTGTCCACCGCACCGAGCAGCCAGAAGCTGGTGATCGACTACGGTATCGACTACGTGAAAGCCTCGGGCGGCACCTCGACCAAGGTCTTCAAGCTCAAGACCCTGCACCTGGCCCCTGACGCCAACGAAACCCTGAGCCGCCGCCAGCACATCCGCGAACTCACCACCCGTCGCCACTACAGCGGCCACCACGCCGTGCACCTGCTGATCAACGGCGAGCGCCTGGGCAGCAGCGGCTTCGACATTCTCGACTGA
- the lpdA gene encoding dihydrolipoyl dehydrogenase: MQQTQSTTLLIIGGGPGGYVAAIRAGQLGIPTVLVEGQELGGTCLNVGCIPSKALIHVAEQFHATQAYSGGRSPLGIQVAQATLDIAKSVEWKDGIVDRLTTGVAGLLKKNGVEVLRGWAKIIDGKNVDVDGVRVQCEHLLLANGSQTVELPMLPFGGPIISSTEALAPTSIPKRLVVVGAGYIGLELGIAYRKLGAEVTVVEARDRILPTYDRELTQPVAESVKALGINVLLGHSVEGFDAASNSLKVRDPQGQSLSLATEQVLVAVGRKPRTQGWNLETLALAMNGAAIRVDSHCQTSMRNVWAIGDLTGEPMLAHRAMAQGEMVAELIAGKHREFNPTAIAAVCFTDPELVVVGKTPDEAKTAGLDCLVASFPFAANGRAMTLESRSGFVRVVARRDNHLIVGWQAVGVGVSELAAAFGQSLEMGARLEDIAGTIHAHPTLGEAVQEAALKALGHALHI, encoded by the coding sequence ATGCAACAGACTCAAAGCACCACCCTGCTGATCATCGGCGGCGGCCCCGGCGGCTATGTCGCGGCCATTCGCGCCGGGCAACTGGGCATCCCGACCGTCCTGGTGGAAGGCCAGGAACTGGGTGGCACCTGCCTGAACGTCGGCTGCATTCCGTCCAAGGCGCTGATCCACGTCGCCGAGCAGTTCCATGCCACCCAGGCCTACAGCGGCGGCCGCTCGCCGCTGGGCATCCAGGTGGCGCAGGCAACCCTGGACATCGCCAAGAGCGTGGAATGGAAGGACGGCATCGTCGACCGCCTGACCACCGGCGTCGCCGGCCTGCTGAAGAAGAACGGCGTCGAAGTCCTGCGCGGCTGGGCCAAGATCATCGACGGCAAGAACGTCGACGTCGATGGTGTCCGCGTGCAGTGCGAACACCTGCTGCTGGCCAACGGCTCGCAGACCGTGGAATTGCCGATGCTGCCGTTCGGCGGCCCGATCATCTCCTCCACCGAAGCGCTGGCGCCGACCTCGATTCCCAAGCGCCTGGTGGTGGTCGGGGCCGGCTACATCGGCCTGGAACTGGGCATCGCCTACCGCAAGCTCGGCGCCGAGGTGACGGTGGTCGAGGCCCGTGACCGCATCCTGCCGACCTACGACCGCGAGCTGACCCAGCCGGTGGCCGAGTCGGTCAAGGCACTGGGCATCAACGTGCTGCTGGGGCACAGCGTCGAAGGTTTCGACGCGGCGAGCAACAGCCTCAAGGTGCGCGATCCGCAGGGTCAAAGCCTGTCGCTGGCCACCGAGCAGGTGCTGGTGGCGGTGGGTCGCAAGCCACGCACCCAGGGCTGGAACCTGGAGACCCTGGCGCTGGCCATGAACGGGGCGGCGATCCGCGTCGACAGCCATTGCCAGACCAGCATGCGCAACGTCTGGGCGATCGGCGACCTGACCGGCGAGCCGATGCTGGCCCACCGTGCCATGGCCCAGGGCGAGATGGTCGCCGAGCTGATCGCCGGCAAGCACCGTGAGTTCAACCCGACCGCCATTGCCGCGGTGTGCTTTACCGATCCGGAGCTGGTGGTGGTCGGCAAGACGCCGGACGAAGCCAAGACCGCCGGACTGGACTGCCTGGTGGCGAGCTTCCCGTTCGCCGCCAACGGGCGGGCCATGACCCTGGAGTCCAGGAGCGGCTTCGTGCGGGTGGTGGCGCGGCGCGACAATCACCTGATCGTCGGTTGGCAGGCAGTGGGAGTGGGCGTTTCGGAACTGGCGGCGGCCTTCGGGCAGTCGCTGGAGATGGGCGCCCGGCTGGAAGACATTGCCGGCACCATCCATGCCCACCCGACCCTGGGTGAAGCGGTGCAGGAAGCGGCGCTCAAGGCGCTGGGGCATGCGCTGCATATCTGA
- a CDS encoding nucleobase:cation symporter-2 family protein — protein sequence MTSHQTPPTAPQANELILGLEDRPRLLIGLLAALQHLLAIIVPIVTPGLLICQALGVSARDTNLIVSMSLVISGIATFVQCRRFGPFGAGLLIVQGTSFNFVGPLIAGGALMVKQGTPVEAVMAAIFGVVIAGSFVEMGISRILPFVKRMITPLVTGIVVLMIGLTLIKVGLISMGGGFSAMSNGTFANGENLLLSGVVLAIIVVLNRIPLVWMRSCAIVIALAAGYALAGYLGRLNFTGMHEAPLFQVPTPLHFGLGFSWSLFIPMLVIYLVTSLEAIGDVTATSKVSRQPVEGPLWMQRIKGGVLVNGANSLLAGVFNTFPSSIFAQNNGVIQLTGIASRHIGKWIALMLVLLGLFPAVAGAIQAVPEPVLGGAAMVMFGAVAASGINILASITLDRRALLIIAVSLALGLGVSQVPEFLAHMPAALRNVLESGVATGGICALVLNWFLPPSPKN from the coding sequence ATGACCTCTCACCAGACCCCGCCCACCGCGCCCCAGGCCAACGAACTGATCCTCGGCCTGGAGGACCGGCCCCGCCTGCTGATCGGCCTGCTCGCCGCACTGCAACACCTGCTGGCGATCATCGTGCCGATCGTCACCCCCGGCCTGCTGATCTGCCAGGCGCTGGGCGTGTCGGCCCGCGACACCAACCTGATCGTCTCGATGTCGCTGGTGATCTCCGGGATCGCCACCTTCGTCCAGTGCCGTCGCTTCGGGCCGTTCGGGGCGGGGCTGTTGATCGTCCAGGGCACCAGCTTCAACTTCGTCGGCCCGCTGATCGCCGGCGGCGCGCTGATGGTCAAGCAAGGCACGCCGGTGGAAGCGGTGATGGCGGCGATCTTCGGCGTGGTCATCGCCGGTTCGTTCGTCGAGATGGGCATCTCGCGCATCCTGCCCTTCGTCAAGCGCATGATCACCCCGCTGGTGACCGGTATCGTTGTGCTGATGATCGGCCTGACCCTGATCAAGGTCGGCCTGATCAGCATGGGCGGCGGCTTCAGCGCGATGAGCAACGGCACCTTCGCCAACGGCGAGAACCTGCTGCTGTCCGGCGTGGTGCTGGCGATCATCGTGGTGCTCAACCGCATCCCGCTGGTGTGGATGCGCAGTTGCGCCATCGTCATCGCCCTGGCCGCCGGCTATGCCCTGGCCGGCTACCTGGGCCGCCTGAACTTCACCGGCATGCACGAAGCGCCGCTGTTCCAGGTGCCAACCCCGCTGCACTTCGGCCTGGGCTTCTCCTGGTCGCTGTTCATTCCGATGCTGGTGATCTACCTGGTGACCTCGCTGGAAGCCATCGGTGACGTCACCGCCACCAGCAAGGTCTCGCGCCAGCCGGTCGAAGGCCCGCTGTGGATGCAACGGATCAAGGGCGGCGTGCTGGTCAACGGCGCCAACTCGCTGCTGGCCGGGGTGTTCAACACCTTCCCCAGCTCGATCTTCGCCCAGAACAACGGCGTGATTCAGCTCACCGGCATCGCCAGCCGCCACATCGGCAAGTGGATCGCCCTGATGCTGGTCCTGCTGGGCCTGTTCCCGGCGGTGGCCGGCGCGATCCAGGCCGTGCCGGAGCCGGTACTCGGCGGCGCGGCCATGGTCATGTTCGGCGCCGTGGCGGCCTCGGGCATCAACATCCTGGCGAGCATCACCCTCGATCGCCGCGCGCTGCTGATCATCGCCGTCTCGCTGGCCCTGGGCCTGGGTGTGTCGCAGGTGCCGGAGTTCCTCGCGCACATGCCGGCGGCGCTGCGCAACGTGCTCGAATCCGGCGTGGCCACCGGCGGTATCTGCGCGCTGGTGCTGAACTGGTTCCTGCCGCCTTCGCCAAAGAACTGA